Proteins from one Pseudarthrobacter sp. BIM B-2242 genomic window:
- a CDS encoding FAD-dependent oxidoreductase: MESTEYAVVGAGLSGAAAAWHLAARGHDVALLERSTPANDAGSSHGSARIFRYAYPEEFYAGLVQEAKAGWDELARLSGKQLITPTGAVDYGAIREPERLAAVLAARGIDHELLSADEANRRWPQIAFDTRVLWHPDAGVIDAHESVAAMVDQAAAHGAALYTNWAVTSIAASDGGYLLTSADGRSLRAANVVVAAGGWLPQLLGSLSLPSAFLAGMPSLEVRQEQAYHFPYADGTDHGASPWPTFIHKRAGWQAYGLPGGRDAGFRGQKVAEYNGGKILSSAADQDGQIDPVNRRRVIDYVEQYLPGLVPEPYAETTCLFTNTPTEDFILDRADGITILSPCSGHGAKFAPLIGRLAADLATGAGPVPDQFRLASQASRAGLSHAGLRNAELTHAELGAR, translated from the coding sequence ATGGAATCGACTGAATACGCCGTTGTTGGCGCCGGGCTCTCCGGAGCTGCCGCTGCCTGGCATCTCGCCGCCCGCGGCCACGACGTTGCCCTGCTCGAACGCTCAACTCCCGCTAACGACGCCGGCAGCTCCCACGGCTCTGCCCGGATCTTCCGCTACGCCTACCCGGAAGAGTTCTACGCCGGCCTCGTCCAGGAGGCGAAGGCCGGGTGGGACGAACTGGCACGCCTCAGCGGCAAACAACTCATCACCCCGACGGGCGCCGTGGACTACGGCGCCATCCGTGAGCCCGAACGCTTGGCCGCCGTGCTGGCGGCCCGCGGCATCGACCACGAACTCCTCAGCGCCGACGAGGCTAACCGCCGCTGGCCGCAGATCGCCTTCGACACCCGGGTGCTCTGGCACCCGGACGCCGGCGTCATCGACGCCCACGAATCCGTCGCCGCCATGGTTGACCAGGCGGCGGCGCACGGCGCCGCGCTGTACACCAACTGGGCCGTCACCTCGATAGCCGCGTCCGACGGCGGGTACCTCCTGACGTCCGCGGACGGACGTTCGCTCCGGGCCGCTAACGTGGTTGTTGCCGCCGGCGGCTGGCTTCCGCAGCTGCTCGGATCGCTGTCACTGCCCTCAGCCTTCCTGGCCGGAATGCCCTCGCTTGAAGTGCGCCAGGAACAGGCCTACCACTTCCCTTACGCTGACGGGACGGACCATGGCGCGTCACCGTGGCCCACCTTCATTCACAAACGTGCGGGCTGGCAGGCTTATGGCCTCCCCGGCGGCCGCGACGCAGGGTTCCGCGGCCAAAAGGTCGCCGAATACAACGGCGGAAAAATCCTTTCCTCCGCGGCGGATCAGGACGGACAGATCGACCCCGTCAACCGCCGTCGGGTCATCGACTACGTGGAGCAGTACCTGCCCGGGCTGGTCCCGGAACCGTACGCCGAAACCACCTGCCTGTTCACCAACACACCTACCGAGGACTTCATCCTCGACCGCGCCGACGGCATCACCATCCTCTCCCCCTGCTCCGGGCACGGCGCCAAATTCGCCCCGCTGATCGGCCGGCTCGCCGCAGACCTTGCCACCGGCGCAGGGCCGGTCCCGGATCAGTTCCGCCTCGCATCCCAGGCCAGCCGCGCAGGGTTGAGCCACGCAGGGCTGCGCAATGCAGAGCTGACCCACGCAGAGTTGGGGGCCCGCTGA
- a CDS encoding LysR family transcriptional regulator, translating into MMELRQLRYFLVVADELHFARAAERLHMTQPPLTVAIRRLERELGVQLFDRTTRSVALTAAGQAFRERVQAAVADLDDAAGDVADVVAGKSGKIRVGFVSSASYTAVPEAIRAFRQQRPRIDLVLNPLTSGEQIEQLLEGNLDLGLIRDPGDVPGLNLELLSTEDLVVVLPESHPLAAATEIRPRDLEGEPMILFPYRLMPGFVARVLRLFDSLPTPPNVVQQAIHQETVLGLVAAGLGISVLPESVQRFQMPGVTTRRLAGRPQTELHVARPHGESPAVEEFVLCLRETVRA; encoded by the coding sequence ATGATGGAACTCCGGCAACTTCGGTACTTCCTCGTCGTCGCCGACGAGCTGCATTTCGCCCGCGCCGCGGAGCGCCTGCACATGACCCAGCCGCCGCTGACGGTTGCCATCCGGAGGCTGGAACGTGAGCTGGGGGTCCAACTGTTCGACCGGACCACCCGCAGCGTTGCGTTGACCGCCGCCGGGCAGGCGTTCAGGGAACGGGTCCAGGCTGCTGTGGCGGACCTCGACGACGCCGCAGGGGATGTTGCCGACGTCGTCGCCGGAAAAAGCGGCAAAATCAGGGTTGGCTTCGTCAGTTCGGCGAGTTACACCGCCGTGCCCGAAGCAATCCGGGCCTTCCGGCAGCAGCGCCCGCGCATTGACCTGGTGTTGAACCCGCTCACCAGCGGAGAGCAGATTGAGCAACTGCTGGAGGGGAACCTGGATCTCGGCCTGATCCGGGATCCCGGTGACGTCCCCGGGCTGAACCTCGAACTGCTCAGCACGGAGGACCTGGTGGTTGTCCTGCCCGAATCCCACCCTTTGGCGGCAGCGACCGAAATCCGGCCCCGGGACCTTGAGGGGGAGCCCATGATCCTCTTCCCATACCGGCTGATGCCCGGTTTCGTGGCGCGGGTCCTTCGCCTCTTTGACTCGCTGCCGACCCCGCCAAACGTGGTGCAGCAGGCCATCCACCAGGAAACCGTCCTGGGCCTGGTTGCCGCAGGACTGGGAATCTCCGTCCTGCCGGAATCGGTGCAGCGGTTCCAGATGCCCGGCGTCACCACGCGCCGCCTCGCGGGCAGGCCGCAGACCGAACTCCACGTTGCCCGGCCCCATGGCGAGTCGCCCGCCGTGGAGGAGTTTGTTTTGTGCCTCAGGGAAACCGTCCGCGCGTAA
- a CDS encoding SRPBCC family protein, with product MITVSGSVETKLSPGKAFAFLSEFENTSEWDPGTPVMDKLTPGPVAVGHRYHAESEFRGKRQSLEYEVIELTDSHIKLRGENKTVTAFDSIDVSPSAQGSLVKYTAEFSIKGPAKILQPFLKPAFMSLRDPALNGIRDTLNSLAAR from the coding sequence ATGATCACAGTCAGCGGCAGCGTGGAAACCAAACTTTCTCCCGGGAAGGCCTTCGCCTTCCTCTCCGAGTTCGAGAACACAAGCGAATGGGACCCGGGCACGCCGGTGATGGACAAGCTCACGCCGGGACCGGTGGCAGTCGGTCACCGCTACCATGCCGAATCCGAATTCCGGGGTAAGCGTCAGTCCTTGGAATACGAAGTCATTGAGCTGACCGACAGCCACATCAAGCTCCGCGGCGAGAACAAGACTGTCACCGCGTTCGATTCCATCGACGTCAGCCCCTCCGCTCAGGGTTCGTTGGTCAAGTACACGGCTGAGTTCAGCATCAAGGGGCCGGCGAAGATCCTCCAGCCCTTCCTCAAGCCGGCGTTTATGTCCTTGCGGGATCCTGCGTTGAACGGGATCCGGGACACGTTGAATTCACTCGCGGCACGCTGA